One Streptomyces sp. R28 DNA window includes the following coding sequences:
- a CDS encoding cytochrome c oxidase subunit 4, with amino-acid sequence MKTEARLFIGVAGFFLVTAAGYGWRSKEPTGTAVLTIAFLMAALVAFFLHMQYRRRGLRAQDRPDAEVADTAGPLHFFAPHSPWPITTALGSVLAALGVVYGLWLFLLGIGVLGHGVFGMVFQYVGRGAQRSSSSADEGRSSSVR; translated from the coding sequence GTGAAGACCGAGGCCCGTCTGTTCATCGGCGTGGCGGGGTTCTTCCTCGTCACCGCGGCCGGCTACGGCTGGCGTTCCAAGGAACCCACCGGTACCGCCGTCCTGACCATCGCCTTCCTGATGGCCGCCCTCGTCGCGTTCTTCCTGCACATGCAGTACCGCAGACGGGGCCTGCGGGCACAGGACCGCCCGGACGCCGAAGTCGCCGACACCGCGGGCCCGCTCCACTTCTTCGCGCCCCACAGCCCCTGGCCCATCACAACCGCACTGGGCTCCGTCCTGGCGGCGCTCGGCGTCGTCTACGGCCTGTGGCTGTTCCTGCTGGGCATCGGCGTCCTCGGGCACGGGGTGTTCGGCATGGTGTTCCAGTACGTGGGCCGGGGCGCTCAGCGTTCCAGCTCGTCCGCCGACGAGGGCCGCTCCTCCTCGGTGCGGTAG
- the ctaD gene encoding cytochrome c oxidase subunit I → MAVDSRTEPARGTPPRRRGRLGRALLRWATTTDHKVIGNLYMTTGFGFFLLGGVLALLMRAELARPGLQLFSNDQYNQLFTVHGTVMMLLFATPLFAGFANAIMPLQIGSPDVAFPRLNALSYWLYLGGGLMVVAGFVVPGGAASFGWFAYAPLNSAVRTPGSGGDLWTMGLVVTGVSTTLGAVNFITTILCLRAPGMTMFRMPLFTWNVLFTSILILPAFPVLTAALFALEADRKFGAHIYDAANGGALLWQHLFWFFGHPEVYIVALPFFGIISEIIPVFSRKPLFGYVGLIGATIAITMLSAVVWAHHMFATGAVLLPFFSLMSFLIAVPTGVKFFNWIGTMRGGSLSFETPMLWACGFLVTFLLGGMSGVIIASPPLDFHLTDSYFIVAHLHYVLFGTVVFAMFGGFYFWWPKFTGKTLDERLGQIHFWSLFVGFQTTFLVQHWLGEQGMPRRYADYLTADGFTLLNTISSIGAFLLGLSTLPFLYNVWRTAHYGMRVARNDPWGYGRSLEWATSCPPPRHNFTALPRIRSESPAFDLHHPDLARLDQRQQQ, encoded by the coding sequence ATGGCGGTGGACAGCAGGACCGAGCCGGCGCGCGGTACGCCGCCCCGGCGACGCGGGAGACTCGGCCGGGCGTTGCTGCGGTGGGCGACGACGACCGACCACAAGGTGATCGGCAACCTCTACATGACGACCGGCTTCGGCTTCTTCCTCCTCGGCGGCGTCCTCGCGCTGCTGATGCGGGCCGAACTCGCCCGCCCCGGGCTCCAGTTGTTCAGCAACGACCAGTACAACCAGCTGTTCACGGTGCACGGCACGGTCATGATGCTGCTCTTCGCGACCCCGCTGTTCGCCGGGTTCGCCAACGCGATCATGCCGCTGCAGATCGGCTCCCCGGACGTGGCGTTCCCGCGGCTGAACGCGCTGTCGTACTGGCTGTACCTGGGCGGCGGCCTGATGGTCGTCGCGGGCTTCGTCGTGCCGGGGGGAGCGGCGAGCTTCGGCTGGTTCGCCTACGCACCCCTCAACAGCGCGGTGCGCACCCCCGGCTCGGGCGGTGACCTGTGGACCATGGGCCTGGTCGTGACCGGTGTGTCCACCACACTCGGCGCGGTCAACTTCATCACCACGATCCTGTGCCTGCGCGCCCCCGGCATGACCATGTTCCGGATGCCGCTGTTCACCTGGAACGTGCTGTTCACCTCGATCCTGATCCTGCCCGCGTTCCCCGTCCTCACGGCCGCCCTGTTCGCCCTGGAGGCGGACCGCAAGTTCGGGGCGCACATCTACGACGCGGCAAACGGCGGCGCGCTGCTGTGGCAGCACCTGTTCTGGTTCTTCGGCCACCCCGAGGTGTACATCGTCGCGCTGCCGTTCTTCGGGATCATCTCCGAGATCATCCCGGTGTTCAGCCGCAAGCCGCTCTTCGGCTACGTCGGCCTCATCGGCGCCACCATCGCCATCACCATGTTGTCCGCGGTGGTGTGGGCCCACCACATGTTCGCCACCGGTGCCGTACTGCTGCCGTTCTTCTCCCTGATGTCCTTCCTCATCGCGGTGCCGACCGGGGTGAAGTTCTTCAACTGGATCGGCACGATGCGAGGCGGCTCCCTGTCCTTCGAGACACCCATGCTGTGGGCCTGCGGCTTCCTCGTGACGTTCCTGCTCGGCGGCATGAGCGGCGTCATCATCGCCTCCCCGCCGCTCGACTTCCACCTCACCGACTCGTACTTCATCGTCGCCCATCTGCACTACGTGCTGTTCGGCACGGTCGTCTTCGCGATGTTCGGGGGCTTCTACTTCTGGTGGCCGAAGTTCACCGGCAAGACGCTCGACGAACGCCTCGGCCAGATCCACTTCTGGAGCCTCTTCGTCGGCTTCCAGACCACGTTCCTGGTCCAGCACTGGCTGGGTGAACAGGGCATGCCCCGCCGCTACGCCGACTACCTGACCGCGGACGGCTTCACGCTGCTCAACACGATCAGCTCGATCGGCGCGTTCCTCCTCGGGCTGTCCACGCTGCCGTTCCTCTACAACGTCTGGCGCACCGCCCACTACGGCATGCGGGTGGCCCGGAACGACCCCTGGGGATACGGCCGCTCCCTCGAATGGGCCACGTCCTGCCCGCCCCCGCGCCACAACTTCACGGCACTGCCCCGGATCCGCTCCGAGTCCCCGGCGTTCGACCTGCACCACCCCGACCTCGCCCGCCTCGACCAAAGGCAGCAGCAGTGA
- the ppk2 gene encoding polyphosphate kinase 2, translating to MAGDKAEKLPRKVYEKELLRLQMELVQLQEWVRAEGARLVVVFEGRDAAGKGGTIKRVTEHLNPRLARIAALPKPTERERTQWYFQRYIGHLPAAGEIVLFDRSWYNRAGVEHVMGFCSKEEYQLFLRQCPLFERMLVEDGILLRKYWFSVSDEEQQDRFRSRLEDPLRRWKLSPMDLESITRWEDYSRAKDEMMVHTDITEAPWYVVESDDKRRARLNMIAHLLDSVPYQDVSPPVPDLPERPASTGYQRPPRDLQNYVPDHAAHL from the coding sequence ATGGCCGGCGACAAGGCGGAGAAGCTGCCGCGCAAGGTGTACGAGAAGGAACTGCTGCGCCTGCAGATGGAGTTGGTGCAGCTGCAGGAGTGGGTGCGTGCGGAGGGCGCCCGGCTGGTCGTCGTCTTCGAGGGGCGGGACGCGGCGGGCAAGGGCGGCACCATCAAGCGGGTCACGGAGCATCTCAACCCACGGTTGGCGCGGATCGCGGCCCTGCCCAAGCCGACCGAGCGCGAGCGCACGCAGTGGTACTTCCAGCGGTACATCGGGCATCTGCCGGCCGCCGGGGAGATCGTGCTGTTCGACCGCAGCTGGTACAACCGGGCCGGTGTCGAGCACGTCATGGGCTTCTGCAGCAAGGAGGAGTACCAGCTCTTCCTGCGCCAGTGCCCCCTCTTCGAGCGGATGCTCGTGGAGGACGGGATCCTGCTGCGCAAGTACTGGTTCTCGGTGAGCGACGAGGAGCAGCAGGACCGCTTCCGGAGCCGCCTGGAGGATCCGCTGCGGCGCTGGAAGCTGTCGCCGATGGATCTGGAGTCGATCACCCGCTGGGAGGACTACTCCCGGGCCAAGGACGAGATGATGGTGCACACCGACATCACCGAGGCCCCCTGGTACGTGGTCGAGAGCGACGACAAGCGCCGGGCCCGGCTGAACATGATCGCCCACCTGCTGGACTCCGTGCCGTACCAGGACGTGTCCCCGCCGGTCCCGGACCTGCCCGAACGGCCGGCGTCGACCGGCTACCAACGGCCCCCGCGCGATCTGCAGAACTACGTCCCGGACCACGCGGCGCACCTCTGA
- a CDS encoding universal stress protein: MNGPVVVGVDGSPSSMAAVEAAAREAGLRGVGLRLVHAFGWPAAHIPAGGRPWQPSGAGLRELIDGTLTEAERRAHETAPGVGIEREVAVGDPVTVLEIESRTATLAVVGGRGHSRFGALLLGSTAGHLAAHAACPVLVMRGRPNPQGPVLLAVDGSPAARGAVEFAFALASLHGTDLVALHAWSTRTERAYEAPADPPFVTYDEDRLRDEEERVLAEALGGLRDTYPDVAVERRLVRGRIRHTVIEASAEAGVVVVGARGRGGFAGLLLGSVSQAMLHHGHCPVAVVRSGEG; the protein is encoded by the coding sequence ATGAACGGCCCGGTTGTCGTAGGGGTGGACGGCTCGCCGTCGAGCATGGCGGCGGTGGAGGCCGCGGCGCGCGAGGCCGGACTGCGGGGCGTGGGGCTCCGGCTGGTGCATGCCTTCGGCTGGCCGGCCGCGCACATACCGGCCGGCGGGCGGCCGTGGCAGCCGAGCGGCGCCGGGCTGCGCGAGCTGATCGACGGCACGCTCACCGAGGCCGAGCGGCGCGCTCACGAGACGGCGCCCGGCGTCGGGATCGAGCGCGAAGTCGCCGTCGGCGACCCGGTGACGGTGCTGGAGATCGAGTCGCGCACCGCGACCCTGGCCGTGGTCGGGGGCCGGGGCCACAGCCGGTTCGGCGCCCTCCTGCTCGGCTCCACCGCAGGACATCTGGCCGCCCATGCCGCCTGCCCGGTACTGGTGATGCGCGGCAGGCCGAACCCGCAGGGGCCCGTCCTCCTCGCCGTCGACGGCTCGCCCGCGGCCCGCGGAGCCGTCGAGTTCGCCTTCGCCCTGGCCTCCCTGCACGGCACGGACCTGGTGGCGCTGCACGCCTGGAGCACCCGGACCGAACGCGCCTACGAGGCTCCCGCCGACCCGCCCTTCGTGACGTACGACGAGGACCGGCTGCGCGACGAGGAGGAGCGCGTGCTCGCCGAGGCGCTGGGCGGGCTGCGCGACACGTACCCCGACGTCGCCGTGGAGCGCAGGCTGGTGCGCGGCCGGATCCGCCACACCGTCATCGAGGCCAGCGCCGAGGCCGGGGTCGTGGTGGTCGGGGCACGCGGACGGGGCGGGTTCGCCGGGCTGCTGCTGGGTTCGGTCAGCCAGGCCATGCTTCACCACGGGCACTGCCCGGTCGCCGTCGTGCGGTCCGGTGAGGGGTGA
- a CDS encoding glycoside hydrolase family 65 protein: MTDDRSSQAEAAGWSWEYEGYKPADERLRESLCTLGNGYFATRGVLPECAADEVHYPGTYVAGIYNRLTSDVAGRRVENEDMVNVPNWLPLRFRLPGGHWIVPDTAPVLDHRQLLHLSSGMLERRTRYGLGGDRALTVRQQRMVHMADPHLAALRTEFTAEGFTGPLEVEAALDGSVTNSGVARYRDLDGRHLTRVHTGTAAPDTVWLSCRTRTSYIGIGIAARLTTDAPVTIRHERPYAIQRLTLDMVPGHTVTVDKTVALHTSHDPAISDPLHAAVDRVGRAPGFDALVASHRTAWGQLWRRAELDVPGESGRILRLHLFHVLQTLSPHTADLDVGVPARGLHGEAYRGHVFWDELFVLPFLNLHFPEVSRALLRHRHRRLEQACTNARGAGRRGAMYPWQSGSDGREETQQLHLNPRSGRWLPDHSRLQHHVGSAIAYNVWQYCEASGDMEFLHTKGAEMLLQIARFWADKAVYDDSLGRHRIKGVVGPDEYHEFYPGAPVPGLDDNAYTNVTAAWVLTRTMELLAGLPEPRRRELVERTGLDAGELDRWEDVSRTLHVPFHDDVISQFAGYADLAELDWNGYRGQYGDIRRLDRILEAEGDTVNRYKASKQADVLMLGYLFAPAELGGLFHRLGVRLDEDTWRRTVDYYMHRTSHGSTLSGLVHGWVLARCRRTEAWKFCQEALQGDIADVQGGTTGEGIHLGAMAGTLDLVQRGLTGLETRSGALWLDPVPLPELSSYGFALRYQGNWGVRLRLERGLLEIAVPSHDISPIEVRLPGREVSLQPGETGRLVLPD; encoded by the coding sequence GTGACGGACGACCGGAGCTCTCAGGCCGAGGCAGCGGGCTGGAGCTGGGAGTACGAGGGCTACAAGCCCGCCGACGAACGCCTTCGGGAGTCGCTGTGCACGCTCGGCAACGGCTACTTCGCCACGCGGGGCGTGCTTCCCGAGTGCGCCGCCGACGAGGTCCACTACCCGGGGACGTATGTGGCCGGCATCTACAACCGGCTCACTTCCGATGTCGCGGGCCGCCGTGTGGAGAACGAGGACATGGTCAACGTCCCGAACTGGCTGCCCCTGCGCTTCCGGCTCCCCGGCGGGCACTGGATCGTCCCCGACACCGCGCCCGTGCTCGACCACCGGCAGCTGCTGCACCTGTCCTCGGGGATGCTGGAGCGCCGGACCCGGTACGGACTCGGCGGCGACCGGGCGTTGACAGTGCGTCAGCAGCGGATGGTGCATATGGCCGACCCCCATCTGGCCGCCCTGCGCACCGAGTTCACGGCCGAGGGATTCACCGGTCCGCTCGAGGTGGAGGCGGCCCTGGACGGCTCGGTCACCAACTCCGGCGTCGCGCGCTACCGGGACCTCGACGGCCGCCATCTGACCCGCGTCCACACCGGCACCGCCGCCCCGGACACGGTCTGGCTGAGCTGCCGCACCCGCACCTCCTACATCGGGATCGGCATCGCGGCCCGGCTGACCACCGACGCGCCCGTCACGATCCGTCACGAACGGCCGTACGCCATCCAGCGGTTGACGCTCGACATGGTCCCCGGCCACACCGTCACCGTCGACAAGACCGTCGCCCTGCACACCTCCCACGACCCGGCCATCAGCGACCCGCTGCACGCCGCCGTCGACCGGGTGGGCCGGGCCCCCGGCTTCGACGCACTGGTCGCGTCGCACCGCACCGCCTGGGGCCAGCTCTGGCGCCGCGCCGAACTCGACGTCCCCGGCGAGTCGGGCCGCATCCTGCGACTGCACCTCTTCCACGTCCTGCAGACCCTCTCCCCGCACACCGCCGACCTCGACGTCGGCGTGCCCGCCCGGGGACTGCACGGCGAGGCCTACCGCGGCCATGTCTTCTGGGACGAGCTGTTCGTCCTGCCCTTCCTCAACCTGCACTTCCCCGAGGTGTCCCGCGCCCTGCTCCGCCACCGCCACCGACGCCTCGAACAGGCCTGCACCAACGCCAGGGGAGCGGGCCGCCGCGGTGCGATGTACCCCTGGCAGAGCGGCAGCGACGGACGCGAGGAGACCCAGCAGCTGCATCTCAACCCGCGCTCGGGACGCTGGCTGCCCGACCACTCGCGGCTCCAGCACCACGTCGGCTCGGCGATCGCGTACAACGTGTGGCAGTACTGCGAGGCGAGCGGCGACATGGAGTTCCTGCACACCAAGGGCGCCGAGATGCTGTTGCAGATCGCCCGCTTCTGGGCGGACAAGGCGGTCTACGACGACAGCCTGGGCCGCCACCGCATCAAGGGCGTCGTCGGCCCCGACGAGTACCACGAGTTCTACCCGGGTGCCCCGGTGCCCGGCCTCGACGACAACGCGTACACCAACGTCACGGCCGCCTGGGTGCTCACCCGCACCATGGAACTGCTGGCCGGCCTGCCCGAGCCGCGCCGTCGCGAACTCGTCGAACGCACCGGCCTGGACGCCGGCGAACTCGACCGATGGGAGGACGTCTCGCGCACCCTCCACGTCCCCTTCCACGACGACGTCATCAGCCAGTTTGCGGGCTACGCCGACCTCGCCGAACTCGACTGGAACGGCTACCGCGGCCAGTATGGCGACATCCGGCGGCTGGACCGGATCCTGGAGGCGGAGGGCGACACCGTCAACCGCTACAAGGCCTCCAAACAGGCCGACGTGCTGATGCTCGGCTACCTCTTCGCACCCGCCGAACTGGGGGGCCTGTTCCACCGGCTGGGGGTGCGGCTGGACGAGGACACCTGGCGGCGCACCGTCGACTACTACATGCACCGCACCAGCCACGGCTCCACCCTCAGCGGCCTGGTCCACGGCTGGGTGCTGGCCCGGTGCCGGCGCACCGAGGCCTGGAAGTTCTGTCAGGAGGCCCTCCAGGGCGACATCGCCGACGTCCAGGGCGGCACCACAGGCGAGGGCATCCACCTCGGCGCGATGGCCGGCACCCTCGACCTCGTCCAGCGCGGGCTGACCGGCCTGGAGACCCGGAGCGGGGCACTGTGGCTCGACCCCGTGCCGCTGCCCGAGCTGTCCTCGTACGGCTTCGCCCTGCGCTACCAGGGCAACTGGGGCGTACGCCTGCGCCTGGAACGCGGACTGCTGGAGATCGCGGTCCCGTCCCACGACATCTCGCCGATCGAGGTACGGCTGCCGGGCCGCGAGGTGTCCCTGCAGCCGGGGGAGACGGGACGGCTCGTCCTTCCGGACTGA
- a CDS encoding HAD family hydrolase, which produces MRFAFRRTPDRPLDTLAPVLHDVRAVVFDTDGVITDSVKVHAAAWKVAFDGFLIAHPPEDPGRRRPFDEQDDYLRHVDGKSRLDGAEAFLTARGIEASAETVRAVAADKERLFTERLREHGVEAYPGTVRLVKALRAAGVPRAAASASRHAGELLSRAGVLGLFDVLVDGGEAARLGLAGKPEPDLFLEAVRRLGVSAGRAAVVEDALAGVEAGRRGGFALVVGVDRAAGADTGARLLRHGADIVVRDLGELCAGGAPQ; this is translated from the coding sequence TCCGCCGTACCCCCGACAGGCCCCTCGACACGCTCGCCCCGGTCCTGCACGACGTACGCGCCGTCGTCTTCGACACCGACGGAGTGATCACCGACTCGGTCAAGGTGCATGCCGCCGCCTGGAAGGTGGCCTTCGACGGCTTCCTGATCGCCCACCCGCCCGAGGACCCCGGCCGGCGTCGTCCCTTCGACGAGCAGGACGACTATCTGCGCCACGTCGACGGCAAGTCCCGCCTCGACGGAGCCGAGGCCTTCCTGACCGCACGCGGCATCGAGGCGTCCGCCGAGACGGTGCGGGCGGTCGCCGCGGACAAGGAGCGCCTCTTCACGGAGCGGCTGCGCGAGCACGGCGTCGAGGCCTACCCGGGGACCGTACGGCTGGTGAAGGCCCTGCGTGCGGCAGGAGTGCCCCGCGCCGCGGCCTCCGCCTCCCGGCACGCCGGCGAGTTGCTGAGCCGGGCAGGGGTGCTCGGCCTGTTCGACGTCCTGGTGGACGGCGGCGAGGCGGCCCGGCTGGGCCTCGCGGGCAAGCCGGAGCCCGACCTGTTCCTGGAGGCGGTCCGCCGGCTCGGCGTCTCCGCCGGCCGGGCCGCCGTCGTCGAGGACGCCCTGGCCGGGGTGGAAGCGGGCCGGCGCGGTGGATTCGCCCTGGTGGTCGGCGTGGACCGGGCGGCCGGTGCGGACACCGGGGCGCGGCTGCTGCGGCACGGCGCCGACATCGTCGTACGGGACCTCGGAGAACTCTGTGCGGGAGGAGCGCCGCAGTGA